Proteins from a single region of Parambassis ranga chromosome 16, fParRan2.1, whole genome shotgun sequence:
- the fkbp14 gene encoding peptidyl-prolyl cis-trans isomerase FKBP14 encodes MLFLYFCSLFASLFVFISARKLPEPEVKIEVIHKPFMCSRKTKYGDMLLVHYEGFLESNGTMFFSSHKHGDRNPVWFTLGLREVLKGWDKGLQNMCTGERRKLTVPPSLAYGKEGKGKIPPSSTLIFDIELMEIRNGPRSHDSFREMDLNDDWKLSKQEVRVYLKQEFQKHGYSPNDTHHEVMVEDIFNNEDEDKDGFISAREFIYQHDEL; translated from the exons atgttatttttgtatttttgttcgTTATTtgcctctttgtttgtgtttatcagtGCGAGAAAACTTCCTGAACCCGAGGTGAAAATAGAGGTAATACACAAACCCTTCATGTGTTCCCGTAAGACAAAATATGGAGACATGCTTCTTGTTCATTACGAGGGATTCCTGGAGAGTAATGGcaccatgtttttttccag tCACAAACATGGAGATAGAAATCCTGTGTGGTTCACACTTGGGCTCCGAGAGGTACTGAAAGGTTGGGATAAGGGTCTGCAGAACATGTGCACAGGAGAGCGCAGGAAGCTGACCGTCCCTCCATCACTGGCATATGGCAAGGAAGGAAAAG GCAAGATTCCTCCAAGCAGTACCCTTATTTTTGACATTGAGCTCATGGAGATCCGAAATGGTCCCAGGTCACATGACTCTTTCAGGGAAATGGATCTAAATGATGACTGGAAGCTCTCCAAACAGGAG GTAAGAGTGTACTTAAAGCAGGAGTTTCAGAAACATGGCTACTCACCTAACGACACGCATCATGAAGTGATGGTCGAAGACATCTTCAACAATGAGGATGAGGATAAAGACGGTTTTATATCCGCCAGGGAATTCATCTACCAGCATGATGAACTTTAA
- the plekha8 gene encoding pleckstrin homology domain-containing family A member 8, whose product MEGMLYKWTNYISGWQPRWFVLDGGTLSYYDSQEDAWKGCKGSIKISVCEIQVHSSDSTRVDLTIPGEQYFYLRAINAAERQKWLVALGTAKACLTDNRTKREKELQENTEALKTKMSELRLYCDLLLQQVNKIKENDELGETVETGIDTGNMVKSTCTTFLKTLEECMQIANRTFITDMATQSPPGTPPVAATKPQKIKPVNHLNQHIGEKWRDLAETSGESIAHEDQSLDSGAEGPDELDRPEQHPSSSDIKAASEEQADHTSHTTQNAVEAEQSHQPAEEDEEHEAKHKVDQSQDHDNNNSEVSSVQLQHQQETVSDEEGTGEEDKMPRDSTESEDTEQVETFFSTMSHRFSDIRLDDDNGIPTQEFLDSCYAIVPVLDKLGSTVFAPVKMDFVGNIKKIHQKLMSNPESFPTLQSIVLHEAETNVARVRNSATEALLWLRRGLKFLKEFLSEVNAGQQDIQGALNNAYGKTLRQYHGWVVRGVFALALRAAPSYQSFTAALVSKEGDELKSGFTSGMHRDLGVYLPAMEKQLAILDVLYEEYNLESDEVV is encoded by the exons ATGGAGGGAATGCTGTATAAATGGACCAATTACATAAGCG GCTGGCAGCCTCGTTGGTTTGTGCTCGATGGAGGAACTTTGTCGTACTACGATTCTCAAGAAGATGCCTGGAAAGGCTGCAAGGGCAGCATTAAAATTTCAGTTTGTGAAATCCAAG TTCATTCCTCTGACTCCACGCGAGTTGACCTGACCATACCAGGAGAACAGTACTTTTACCTCAGAGCCATCAatgcagcagagagacagaaatggcTGGTGGCACTGGGGACAGCCAAAGCTTGCCTTACAGACAACCGAACCAAGAGAGAAAAGG AGCTTCAAGAAAACACAGAGGCACTAAAAACGAAGATGTCAGAACTCAGGTTGTACTGTGACCTTCTTCTCCAGCAAGTAAACAAGATCAAGGAGAATGATGAGCTGGGAGAAACGGTAGAG ACGGGCATAGACACTGGAAACATGGTGAAGTCTACATGCACTACTTTCCTTAAGACTCTAGAGGAATGCATGCAGATTGCAAACCGTACATTCATTACCGATATGGCAACACAGAGTCCACCAGGAACTCCGCCAGTAGCAGCCACCAAACCCCAGAAG ATTAAACCTGTCAATCATTTAAATCAACACATCGGAGAAAA GTGGAGGGATTTAGCTGAAACCTCAGGAGAATCAATTGCACATGAGGACCAGAGCCTTGACTCTGGAGCAGAGGGACCAGATGAACTAGATCGACCAGAACAGCATCCTTCCTCGTCAG ATATTAAAGCAGCCAGCGAGGAGCAAGCAGATCATACTTCACACACTACTCAGAATGCTGTTGAGGCTGAACAGTCTCATCAACcagcagaggaggatgaggagcacGAAGCCAAGCACAAAGTGGACCAAAGTCAAGACCATGACAATAACAACAGTGAAGTGAGTTCTGTTCAGCTTCAGCACCAGCAGGAAACTGTTTCAGATGAAGAAGGGACTGGAGAGGAAGACAAGATGCCCAGAGATTCTACAGAGTCAGAGGACACGGAGCAGGTGGAAACTTTCTTCAGCACAATGAGCCACAG atttagtgATATAAGACTGGATGACGACAATGGTATCCCTACACAAGAGTTTTTGGATTCATGCTATGCAATAGTGCCTGTATTAG ACAAACTCGGGTCTACAGTGTTTGCACCAGTTAAAATGGATTTTGTTGGAAATATCAAG AAAATTCACCAGAAGCTGATGTCAAACCCTGAGAGCTTCCCGACTCTACAGTCCATTGTGCTCCACGAGGCAGAGACCAATGTTGCCCGGGTACGCAACTCAGCAACCGAGGCTCTGCTGTGGCTCCGACGAGGTTTGAAATTTCTTAAGGAATTTCTGTCAGAGGTCAACGCCGGACAGCAGGACATCCAGGGAGCGCTAA ATAATGCCTATGGAAAGACTCTTCGTCAGTACCATGGATGGGTTGTGCGAGGTGTTTTTGCT TTGGCACTGAGAGCTGCCCCATCTTATCAAAGTTTTACTGCAGCCCTGGTGTCGAAAGAAGGTGATGAGTTGAAGAGCGGCTTCACAAGTGGCATGCACAGGGACCTGGGAGTGTACCTGCCTGCCATGGAGAAGCAGCTTGCCATCCTGGATGTACTGTATGAAGAATACAACCTGGAGTCCGATGAGGTGGTGTGA
- the colq gene encoding acetylcholinesterase collagenic tail peptide codes for MTLTLGLYLPLWFCYGLAQSSFLDSFLSFPAALRSQEQQKRFNPCCLLSPPPPPLFPPPPSLWRRHAHNEDNFYDGGESELGNEDSGSPCVRGPPGPAGPPGPQGPPGLPGIGGPKGEKGEIGRPGQKGRTGPPGLPGKQGPAGWPGPSGAKGEKGDPGLMGLPGARGPIGPRGLPGYKGEKGSRGDRGENGMKGDKGAMGFPGMLGQKGEMGPKGEPGISGNRGPTGRPGKRGKQGMKGDPGSLGPVGPAGPPGAPGHPGPPGSPATGLYMVGTKGARGPPGPPGKCSCSSLGSSPFDDYASTGHYPKVPVIFVVSNEEELERLQTDNALAFRKDQRSLYFKDIDGWLPIQTFPFQLTPYQSMENAPDDEGYCGDGIVQISSGEECDDRNRVVTDGCVKCKHAYCGDGYRYEGAEECDGKDFGYQTCNSYLPGSYGHLKCTPYCVIDSTNCKYFT; via the exons ATGACTCTAACACTTGGACTGTATCTGCCACTCTGGTTTTGTTATGGCCTGGCTCAATCCTCTTTTCTGGACAGCTTCCTTTCATTCCCAGCAG CTCTCAGATCCCAGGAGCAGCAAAAGAGATTCAACCCATGCTGTTTACTgagtccacctccacccccGCTGTTTCCTCCACCCCCTTCACTTTGGCGCCGCCACGCTCAT aatgAAGACAATTTCTATGATGGCGGTGAGTCTGAGTTGGGCAATGAGGACAGCGGTTCTCCCTGCGTCCGAGGTCCGCCTGGTCCTGCTGGTCCCCCTGGACCTCAG GGTCCACCTGGATTACCAGGCATAGGGGGGCCTAAGGGAGAAAAG GGAGAAATTGGACGGCCTGGGCAAAAG GGTCGCACAGGGCCTCCTGGACTTCCTGGGAAGCAGGGACCAGCTGGATGGCCGGGACCAAGTGGGGCCAAA GGTGAGAAAGGTGACCCGGGGCTGATGGGTTTGCCTGGAGCCAGAGGACCAATTGGGCCAAGG GGTTTACCGGGGTATAAAGGAGAAAAG GGGTCTCGAGGTGACCGTGGTGAGAATGGAATGAAAGGAGACAAG GGGGCAATGGGTTTCCCAGGAATGCTTGGACAGAAA GGTGAAATGGGTCCAAAAGGAGAACCTGGAATCTCAGGAAACAGAGGACCCACAGGCCGCCCAGGAAAGAGAGGCAAGCAG GGGATGAAAGGAGATCCAGGAAGTTTAGGTCCTGTCGGACCTGCTGGCCCTCCGGGAGCTCCAGGTCACCCCGGTCCGCCTGGTTCTCCTGCCACAG GACTCTACATGGTTGGTACGAAGGGTGCACGTGGTCCACCGGGGCCTCCTGGAAAGTGTAGCTGCAGCTCCCTTGGTAGTTCTCCTTTTGATGATTATGCCTCCACAGGACACTATCCTAAAGTACCAGTG ATCTTTGTGGTGAGCAATGAAGAAGAGCTGGAGCGCCTTCAAACTGATAATGCTCTTGCATTCCGGAAAGATCAGAGATCTCTCTATTTCAAAGACATTGACGGCTGGCTGCCAATCCAG ACTTTTCCATTCCAGCTGACTCCCTACCAGTCCATGGAAAACGCACCTGATGACGAAGGTTACTGCGGTGATGGGATAGTGCAGATCTCCAGTGGGGAGGAGTGTGATGACAGGAACAGAGTCGTGACTGACGGCTGCGTCA AGTGTAAACATGCTTACTGTGGAGATGGATACCGCTATGAAGGGGCCGAGGAGTGTGATGGTAAAGACTTTGGATACCAGACGTGTAATTCATATCTTCCAGG GTCATACGGTCACCTCAAGTGCACGCCATACTGTGTCATTGACTCCACAAATTGCAAGTACTTCACCTGA